One window of the Crassaminicella thermophila genome contains the following:
- the rpsG gene encoding 30S ribosomal protein S7, translating into MPRKGHVPKRDVLPDPVYGSKVVTKLINNIMLDGKKGTAQRIVYNAFAMIQEKTGEDPLEVFEKAMNNIMPVLEVKARRVGGANYQVPVEVRPERRQTLGLRWLTAYSRKRGEKTMDERLAKEIMDAANNTGASVKKKEDTHKMAEANKAFAHYRW; encoded by the coding sequence GTGCCAAGAAAAGGACATGTACCTAAAAGAGATGTACTACCAGATCCAGTATATGGAAGCAAGGTTGTAACAAAGCTAATCAATAACATTATGCTTGATGGTAAAAAAGGAACTGCACAAAGAATTGTTTATAATGCGTTTGCTATGATTCAAGAAAAAACAGGTGAGGATCCACTTGAAGTATTCGAAAAAGCAATGAACAACATTATGCCAGTTCTTGAAGTAAAGGCAAGACGTGTGGGTGGTGCAAACTATCAAGTGCCAGTAGAAGTAAGACCTGAAAGAAGACAAACATTAGGTCTAAGATGGTTAACTGCTTATTCTCGCAAGAGAGGCGAAAAAACAATGGATGAAAGATTAGCAAAAGAAATTATGGATGCTGCAAACAATACAGGAGCATCTGTTAAGAAGAAAGAAGATACACATAAAATGGCAGAAGCGAATAAAGCATTTGCACATTATAGATGGTAA
- the fusA gene encoding elongation factor G, translating into MPRQFPLEKTRNIGIMAHIDAGKTTTTERILFYTGRTHKIGEVHEGGATMDWMEQEQERGITITSAATTAQWKGHRINIIDTPGHVDFTVEVERSLRVLDGAVAVFCAKGGVEPQSETVWRQAEKYRVPRMAFVNKMDIMGADFYNVIEMMKDRLKANAVPIQLPIGAEDTFVGLVDLIEMNARIYKDDLGKEIETTEIPADMMDKAEEYRMALVEAVAEADEELMMKYLEGEELTVEEIKEGIRKQTIANNMVPVCCGSAYKNKGVQLMLDAVVDFMPSPLDIPPIKGVLPDSEEEDERVADDNGPFSALAFKIMADPFVGKLAFFRVYSGTLKSGSYVYNSTKGKKERIGRILQMHANSREEISEVYAGDIAAAVGLKDTTTGDTLCDQDNPIILESMEFPEPVIEIAIEPKTKAGQDKMGMALAKLAEEDPTFRTWTNEETGQTIIAGMGELHLEIIVDRLLREFKVEANIGKPQVAYKETITVPTEVDTKYARQSGGRGQYGHVKLRVTPKEPGTGYEFVNSIVGGAIPKEYIPHVDAGVQSAMENGVIAGFPVVDVKVELYDGSYHEVDSSEMAFKIAGSMAFKEAMKKAKPVLLEPYFKVEVVVPEEYMGDVIGDINSRRGKIEGMEPRSGAQVIRGYVPLSEMFGYATDLRSKTQGRGTYVMQFDHFEQVPNNIAEKIINGK; encoded by the coding sequence GTGCCTAGACAGTTTCCGTTAGAGAAAACTCGTAACATAGGGATTATGGCCCATATTGATGCGGGGAAAACAACAACGACTGAAAGAATATTATTCTACACAGGTAGAACACATAAAATAGGTGAAGTTCATGAAGGCGGTGCAACAATGGACTGGATGGAGCAGGAGCAAGAAAGAGGTATTACAATTACTTCTGCGGCTACAACTGCTCAGTGGAAAGGTCACAGAATCAATATTATTGATACACCGGGCCACGTGGACTTTACAGTTGAAGTAGAAAGATCACTTCGTGTATTAGATGGTGCAGTAGCAGTATTCTGTGCTAAAGGTGGTGTTGAACCACAATCAGAAACAGTATGGCGCCAAGCAGAAAAATATAGAGTTCCTAGAATGGCATTTGTAAACAAAATGGATATTATGGGAGCTGATTTCTATAATGTTATAGAAATGATGAAGGATCGCTTAAAAGCAAATGCAGTTCCAATTCAATTGCCAATAGGAGCTGAAGATACTTTTGTAGGACTTGTAGACCTTATTGAAATGAATGCAAGAATCTACAAAGATGATTTAGGAAAAGAAATTGAAACTACAGAAATTCCAGCTGATATGATGGATAAAGCTGAAGAATATAGAATGGCATTAGTAGAAGCAGTTGCAGAAGCTGATGAAGAATTAATGATGAAATACCTTGAAGGGGAAGAACTTACAGTAGAAGAAATTAAAGAAGGAATTAGAAAGCAAACAATTGCAAACAATATGGTTCCTGTATGCTGTGGTTCTGCATATAAAAACAAGGGAGTTCAGTTGATGTTAGATGCTGTAGTTGATTTTATGCCATCTCCACTAGATATTCCACCTATTAAGGGAGTATTACCTGACTCAGAAGAGGAAGATGAAAGAGTGGCAGATGATAATGGACCATTCTCAGCATTAGCGTTTAAAATTATGGCAGACCCATTTGTAGGAAAGCTAGCTTTCTTTAGAGTATATTCAGGTACATTAAAATCAGGATCTTATGTTTATAACTCTACAAAAGGTAAAAAAGAAAGAATAGGACGTATTCTTCAAATGCATGCCAACAGTAGAGAAGAGATTTCTGAAGTATATGCAGGAGATATTGCTGCAGCAGTAGGTTTAAAAGATACAACAACTGGAGATACTTTATGTGATCAGGATAATCCAATTATCTTAGAGTCTATGGAATTCCCAGAGCCAGTTATTGAGATCGCTATTGAGCCAAAAACAAAAGCTGGTCAAGATAAGATGGGTATGGCTTTAGCAAAACTTGCTGAAGAAGATCCAACATTTAGAACATGGACAAATGAAGAAACAGGACAGACAATCATTGCGGGAATGGGTGAGCTTCACCTTGAAATTATCGTAGATAGATTGTTAAGAGAATTTAAAGTAGAAGCAAATATTGGTAAACCACAGGTTGCTTACAAAGAAACAATTACAGTACCTACAGAAGTGGATACAAAATATGCACGTCAGTCTGGTGGACGTGGACAATACGGACACGTTAAGCTTAGAGTTACACCAAAAGAACCGGGTACTGGATATGAATTCGTTAATTCAATTGTTGGAGGAGCTATTCCAAAGGAATACATTCCACATGTTGATGCAGGGGTTCAAAGTGCAATGGAAAATGGTGTAATTGCAGGATTCCCAGTGGTTGACGTTAAAGTTGAATTATATGATGGTTCTTACCATGAGGTAGACTCATCTGAAATGGCATTTAAGATTGCTGGTTCTATGGCGTTTAAAGAAGCAATGAAAAAAGCAAAACCAGTATTACTTGAGCCTTACTTCAAAGTTGAAGTTGTTGTACCAGAGGAGTACATGGGAGATGTTATCGGAGATATCAACTCTAGACGTGGAAAAATTGAAGGTATGGAGCCAAGATCAGGAGCTCAAGTAATTAGAGGATATGTGCCATTATCTGAAATGTTTGGATATGCAACAGACTTACGTTCCAAAACACAAGGGCGTGGAACATATGTAATGCAATTTGACCACTTTGAACAAGTGCCAAATAACATAGCTGAAAAAATTATAAATGGTAAATAA
- the tuf gene encoding elongation factor Tu, protein MAKAKFERNKPHVNIGTIGHVDHGKTTLTAAITVTLNKRYGTGEAVAFDNIDKAPEEKERGITISTAHVEYETPNRHYAHVDCPGHADYVKNMITGAAQMDGAILVCAATDGPMPQTREHILLSRQVGVPYIVVFLNKCDMVDDEELLELVEMEIRELLNEYEFPGDDTPIIKGSALEALNDPEGPWGDKIIELFEAIDEYIPEPERDTDKPFIMPVEDVFSITGRGTVATGRVERGVLKVQDEVEIVGLTDEPRKVVVTGVEMFRKLLDQAQAGDNIGALLRGVQRDEIERGQVLAKPGTINPHTKFKAEVYVLKKEEGGRHTPFFNGYRPQFYFRTTDITGSVSLPEGVEMCMPGDNVTMEIELINPIAIEEGLRFAIREGGRTVGAGVVASIIE, encoded by the coding sequence ATGGCAAAAGCTAAATTTGAGAGAAACAAACCGCATGTTAACATCGGAACAATCGGTCACGTTGACCATGGTAAAACAACATTAACAGCAGCAATTACAGTTACATTAAACAAAAGATATGGAACTGGAGAAGCAGTAGCATTTGATAACATTGATAAAGCTCCAGAAGAAAAAGAAAGAGGAATTACAATTTCAACAGCACACGTTGAGTATGAAACACCAAACAGACACTACGCACACGTAGACTGTCCAGGGCATGCTGACTACGTTAAGAACATGATTACAGGAGCAGCACAAATGGATGGAGCAATCCTAGTATGTGCAGCAACTGATGGTCCAATGCCACAAACAAGAGAGCACATCTTATTATCAAGACAAGTAGGTGTACCATACATCGTAGTATTCTTAAACAAGTGTGATATGGTAGATGACGAAGAGTTATTAGAATTAGTAGAAATGGAAATAAGAGAATTATTAAATGAATATGAATTCCCAGGAGATGATACACCAATCATCAAAGGATCAGCACTAGAAGCATTAAACGATCCAGAAGGACCATGGGGAGACAAGATTATAGAATTATTCGAAGCAATTGATGAATACATTCCAGAGCCAGAAAGAGATACAGATAAACCATTCATCATGCCAGTAGAAGACGTATTCTCAATCACAGGAAGAGGAACAGTTGCAACAGGAAGAGTAGAAAGAGGAGTATTAAAAGTACAAGATGAAGTAGAAATCGTAGGATTAACAGATGAGCCAAGAAAAGTAGTAGTAACAGGAGTAGAAATGTTTAGAAAGCTACTTGATCAAGCACAAGCAGGAGATAACATCGGAGCACTTCTAAGAGGTGTACAAAGAGATGAAATCGAAAGAGGACAAGTATTAGCAAAGCCAGGAACAATCAACCCACATACAAAATTCAAAGCAGAAGTATACGTATTAAAGAAAGAAGAAGGTGGAAGACATACACCATTCTTTAATGGATATAGACCACAATTCTACTTCAGAACAACAGATATTACAGGATCTGTTTCACTACCAGAAGGAGTAGAAATGTGCATGCCTGGAGACAACGTAACAATGGAAATTGAATTAATCAACCCAATTGCAATCGAAGAAGGATTAAGATTTGCAATCCGTGAGGGTGGAAGAACAGTTGGAGCAGGTGTTGTTGCTAGCATTATTGAATAA
- the rpsJ gene encoding 30S ribosomal protein S10 — protein MANSKQKIRIRLKAYDHKILDQSSEKIVETAKRTGANVSGPVPLPTEKQIITILRAVHKYKDSREQFEQRTHKRLIDILNPTPKTVDALMRLDLPAGVDIEIKL, from the coding sequence ATGGCAAACAGCAAACAAAAAATTAGAATTAGACTAAAGGCTTATGATCACAAAATTTTAGATCAATCATCTGAGAAAATAGTAGAGACTGCAAAAAGAACAGGTGCAAATGTATCAGGTCCTGTTCCACTACCAACAGAAAAACAAATCATTACTATTTTAAGAGCTGTTCATAAATATAAAGATTCTAGAGAACAGTTTGAACAAAGAACACATAAGAGATTGATTGACATCTTAAATCCAACACCAAAAACTGTTGATGCATTAATGAGATTAGATTTACCAGCAGGTGTTGATATTGAGATTAAATTATAA
- the rplC gene encoding 50S ribosomal protein L3 — MKGILGKKIGMTQIFTEEGSVIPVTVVEAGPVYVTQVKTVDTDGYNAIQIGYEDKKENKTNKPQKGHFAKAGVPAKKFLKEFCVEDTAAYKVGQEIKVDIFAEGSKVDVVGTSKGKGTQGPIKRHNQARGPMSHGSKYHRGPGSLGASSFPSRVFKGMKAAGRMGNEQVTIQNLEVVKVDVERNLLLIKGAIPGPKGGVITIKESVKAK, encoded by the coding sequence ATGAAAGGGATTTTAGGAAAAAAAATCGGAATGACACAAATTTTCACTGAAGAAGGTTCTGTGATTCCTGTAACAGTTGTAGAAGCTGGTCCTGTTTATGTAACTCAAGTAAAAACTGTGGATACAGATGGATACAACGCGATTCAAATCGGATATGAAGATAAAAAAGAGAACAAAACGAACAAACCACAAAAAGGACACTTTGCAAAAGCGGGAGTACCTGCTAAAAAGTTCTTAAAAGAATTCTGTGTAGAAGATACTGCTGCGTATAAAGTTGGGCAAGAAATCAAAGTTGATATTTTTGCTGAGGGAAGTAAAGTGGATGTTGTGGGAACTTCAAAAGGTAAAGGAACACAAGGTCCGATTAAAAGACATAATCAAGCAAGAGGACCTATGTCTCATGGTTCTAAATACCATAGAGGACCAGGTTCATTAGGAGCGAGTTCATTCCCAAGTAGAGTATTTAAAGGAATGAAAGCAGCTGGAAGAATGGGAAATGAACAAGTAACAATCCAAAACCTTGAAGTTGTAAAAGTGGATGTAGAGAGAAATCTTTTATTAATAAAAGGAGCAATTCCAGGGCCTAAGGGCGGCGTTATTACAATTAAAGAAAGCGTTAAGGCTAAGTAA
- the rplD gene encoding 50S ribosomal protein L4 has protein sequence MPKVDLYNVSGQQVGEIELNENIFGAEINTSVLHEVVKNYLANQRQGTQSAKTRAEVRGGGRKPWRQKGTGRARQGSIRAPHWVGGGVVFAPKPRDYRYTLPKKVKRLAMKSALSSKVQANEMVVLDELKMDAYKTKDMVNILNNLKAEKKALIVLDEKDDYIIKSAKNIPGVTTTLVNTLNVYDILNHDKFIVTKDAVHKIEEVYA, from the coding sequence ATGCCAAAGGTTGATTTATATAATGTTTCAGGTCAACAAGTAGGTGAAATAGAATTAAACGAAAACATCTTCGGAGCTGAAATAAATACAAGTGTATTACATGAAGTAGTAAAAAATTACCTAGCAAACCAAAGACAAGGTACACAATCTGCAAAAACTAGAGCAGAAGTTAGAGGTGGCGGTAGAAAGCCATGGAGACAAAAAGGAACAGGTAGAGCACGTCAAGGAAGTATCAGAGCACCACATTGGGTTGGTGGTGGAGTAGTATTTGCACCAAAGCCAAGAGATTACAGATATACACTACCTAAAAAAGTTAAAAGACTTGCAATGAAGTCTGCTTTAAGTTCTAAGGTACAAGCAAATGAAATGGTTGTTTTAGATGAATTAAAAATGGATGCATATAAAACAAAAGATATGGTAAATATCTTAAACAACTTAAAAGCAGAAAAGAAAGCATTAATTGTTCTTGATGAAAAAGATGATTATATCATCAAATCTGCTAAAAATATTCCAGGAGTAACAACAACACTTGTTAATACGTTAAATGTTTATGATATTTTAAATCATGACAAGTTTATCGTTACTAAAGACGCGGTACACAAGATAGAGGAGGTGTACGCATAA
- the rplW gene encoding 50S ribosomal protein L23 produces MTAYDIIKKPLISERSMDDMADKKYTFIVDIRANKTEIKKAVEEIFGVEVEKVNTVRVKGKYKRMGMNVGKRPDRKKAIVKLTPNSKEIEFFEGM; encoded by the coding sequence ATGACAGCATACGATATTATTAAAAAGCCATTAATCAGTGAAAGAAGTATGGATGATATGGCTGATAAAAAATACACTTTCATTGTTGATATAAGAGCGAATAAAACAGAAATTAAAAAAGCTGTTGAAGAAATCTTCGGTGTAGAAGTAGAAAAAGTCAACACAGTACGTGTAAAAGGTAAATATAAGAGAATGGGAATGAATGTAGGTAAGAGACCAGATAGAAAAAAAGCAATTGTAAAGTTGACTCCTAACAGCAAAGAAATCGAGTTCTTTGAAGGTATGTAG
- the rplB gene encoding 50S ribosomal protein L2 — protein sequence MGIKKFKPTSPALRQMTVSTFEEITKKEPEKSLLVPLNKKAGRNAQGKITVRHRGGGAKRKYRLIDFKRNKDGIPAKVTAIEYDPNRSANIALLTYADGEKRYIIAPNKLNVGDVIVSGEGADIKVGNALKLKDIPVGTIIHNIELKPGKGAQLVRAAGNSAQLMAKEGKYAQVRLPSGEVRLISINCKATIGQVGNLDHENITIGKAGRKRHMGIRPTVRGSVMNPNDHPHGGGEGRSPVGRPSPMTPWGKPAMGYKTRKKNKASDKFIIKRRNQK from the coding sequence ATGGGAATTAAGAAGTTTAAACCAACTTCTCCAGCGTTAAGACAAATGACTGTTTCAACGTTCGAAGAAATTACAAAAAAAGAACCAGAAAAGTCATTGCTAGTGCCACTTAACAAAAAAGCTGGTAGAAATGCACAAGGTAAGATTACAGTTCGTCATAGAGGTGGCGGTGCAAAGAGAAAATATAGATTGATTGACTTCAAAAGAAATAAAGATGGTATACCTGCTAAAGTTACTGCGATAGAATATGATCCTAATAGATCTGCAAATATTGCACTTTTGACTTACGCAGATGGAGAAAAGAGATATATCATTGCTCCTAACAAATTAAATGTTGGAGATGTGATTGTATCTGGAGAAGGTGCAGACATAAAAGTAGGAAATGCACTAAAATTAAAAGATATTCCAGTAGGTACAATTATCCACAACATTGAATTAAAACCTGGAAAAGGAGCTCAATTAGTTAGAGCAGCAGGAAATTCTGCTCAATTAATGGCTAAAGAAGGTAAATACGCTCAAGTTAGATTACCTTCCGGTGAAGTTAGATTAATAAGCATTAACTGCAAAGCAACAATTGGTCAAGTAGGAAACTTAGATCATGAAAATATTACAATAGGTAAAGCTGGACGTAAACGTCATATGGGCATTAGACCTACTGTAAGAGGTTCTGTAATGAACCCTAATGATCACCCACATGGTGGTGGAGAAGGTAGATCGCCTGTAGGAAGACCTTCACCAATGACTCCTTGGGGTAAACCAGCTATGGGATACAAAACAAGAAAGAAAAATAAAGCATCAGATAAATTCATTATTAAGAGAAGAAATCAGAAATAG
- the rpsS gene encoding 30S ribosomal protein S19, giving the protein MSRSLKKGPFVEPKLLRRIEEMNEKNEKKVLKTWSRASTIFPQMIGHTIAVHDGRKHVPVYITEDMVGHKLGEFAPTRTYRGHADNEKSSKVKK; this is encoded by the coding sequence ATGAGTAGATCCTTAAAAAAAGGACCTTTTGTTGAGCCAAAGCTTTTACGTAGAATAGAAGAGATGAATGAAAAAAATGAGAAAAAAGTATTAAAAACATGGTCAAGAGCATCAACAATATTTCCACAAATGATAGGACATACGATTGCTGTACATGATGGAAGAAAACATGTACCTGTTTATATAACAGAAGATATGGTTGGACATAAACTAGGTGAATTTGCACCTACAAGAACTTATAGAGGCCATGCAGATAACGAAAAATCATCTAAGGTTAAGAAATAG
- the rplV gene encoding 50S ribosomal protein L22, whose product MEARAIAKYVRISPRKLKPITDMVRGMNVDEALAILEYTPRAGAPVLSKVIKSAKANAENNHEMDADKLYIAEIYANQGPTMKRWRAASMGRGVKILKRTSHVGVVLKER is encoded by the coding sequence ATGGAAGCTAGAGCGATCGCAAAATATGTTCGTATATCTCCAAGAAAATTAAAGCCAATCACTGATATGGTTAGAGGAATGAATGTAGATGAAGCATTAGCAATATTAGAATACACACCAAGAGCTGGTGCACCAGTACTTTCAAAAGTAATTAAATCAGCAAAGGCTAATGCTGAAAACAACCATGAAATGGATGCGGATAAATTATATATCGCTGAAATATATGCAAATCAAGGTCCTACAATGAAGAGATGGAGAGCAGCTTCAATGGGACGCGGTGTGAAAATATTAAAAAGAACAAGTCATGTAGGGGTTGTATTAAAAGAAAGATAA
- the rpsC gene encoding 30S ribosomal protein S3 — protein sequence MGQKVSPHGLRVGVIKDWDSKWYADKANFADLLIEDNKIRKFVKNKLYTSGIARIVIERAANNKVKVNVFTAKPGMVIGKAGAGVEELRKELEKLTGKSVIVNVNEVKRAEMEAQLVAENVAFSLERRVSFRRAMKQAIGRTMKAGAEGIKVMVSGRLGGAEMARSEKYSEGNVPLHTLRADIDYGFAEADTTYGKLGVKVWINKGEVLPETSEAVKEMRRANRTKQEFKPRKARKDNRRNEGK from the coding sequence GTGGGTCAAAAAGTAAGTCCACACGGCTTAAGAGTTGGAGTAATCAAAGATTGGGACTCCAAGTGGTATGCAGATAAAGCAAATTTTGCGGACCTTCTAATAGAAGATAACAAGATTCGTAAGTTTGTTAAAAATAAACTTTATACATCTGGAATTGCAAGAATTGTTATAGAAAGAGCTGCAAACAATAAAGTGAAGGTAAATGTGTTTACAGCAAAACCAGGTATGGTTATTGGTAAAGCAGGAGCAGGTGTTGAAGAATTAAGAAAAGAACTTGAAAAATTAACAGGAAAAAGCGTAATTGTAAATGTTAATGAAGTAAAAAGAGCGGAAATGGAAGCACAGTTAGTTGCTGAAAATGTTGCGTTTTCACTTGAACGAAGAGTGTCATTCAGAAGAGCTATGAAACAAGCTATTGGTAGAACAATGAAGGCTGGAGCTGAAGGTATCAAAGTTATGGTATCTGGAAGACTTGGTGGCGCTGAAATGGCAAGAAGTGAAAAATATAGTGAAGGAAATGTACCACTTCACACATTAAGAGCGGATATTGACTATGGTTTCGCTGAAGCAGATACTACTTACGGAAAACTTGGTGTAAAGGTATGGATAAATAAAGGAGAAGTTCTTCCTGAAACAAGCGAAGCTGTTAAAGAAATGAGAAGAGCAAATAGAACAAAACAAGAATTTAAACCTAGAAAAGCAAGAAAAGACAATCGTAGAAATGAAGGAAAGTAG
- the rplP gene encoding 50S ribosomal protein L16: protein MLMPKRVKRRRVHRGRMKGTAQRGNKITYGEYGIMALEPAWITSNQIEAARIAMTRSIKRGGKVWIKIFPHKPVTQKPAETRMGAGKGSPEYWVAVVKPGRIMFELAGVSEEKAREAMRLAINKLPIKCKFVTRQDTEKGGEANES from the coding sequence ATGTTAATGCCTAAGAGAGTGAAGCGTCGTAGAGTGCATAGAGGCAGAATGAAAGGTACAGCACAAAGAGGCAATAAAATAACTTATGGAGAATATGGAATCATGGCTCTTGAGCCAGCGTGGATTACTTCAAACCAAATAGAAGCTGCCAGAATTGCTATGACGAGATCTATAAAAAGAGGGGGAAAAGTTTGGATTAAAATATTCCCTCATAAGCCAGTGACACAAAAACCTGCTGAAACACGTATGGGTGCTGGTAAAGGTTCTCCAGAATATTGGGTAGCAGTAGTAAAACCAGGTAGAATTATGTTTGAATTAGCAGGTGTATCTGAAGAAAAAGCTAGAGAAGCTATGAGACTTGCAATTAACAAGCTACCTATTAAATGTAAATTTGTAACACGTCAAGATACAGAAAAGGGTGGTGAAGCTAATGAAAGCTAA
- the rpmC gene encoding 50S ribosomal protein L29, whose amino-acid sequence MKANKLHDMTVQELNNKLMELKNELFNLRFQLATGQLENPMRVKSVRKEIARTKTILREKELKKNA is encoded by the coding sequence ATGAAAGCTAATAAGCTTCATGATATGACTGTACAAGAGTTAAATAATAAACTTATGGAACTAAAAAATGAACTTTTCAACTTGAGATTCCAATTAGCTACAGGTCAGCTTGAGAATCCAATGAGAGTAAAAAGTGTAAGAAAAGAAATTGCGCGTACAAAAACCATCCTTAGAGAGAAAGAATTAAAGAAAAACGCATAA
- the rpsQ gene encoding 30S ribosomal protein S17, which produces MERGRRKSRVGRVVSDKMDKTIVVAVEDFVRHPLYGKAVKRTKKFKAHDENNECRIGDRVKIMETRPLSKDKRWRLVNIVERAK; this is translated from the coding sequence GTGGAAAGAGGAAGAAGAAAGTCTAGAGTAGGACGTGTAGTTAGTGACAAAATGGATAAAACTATTGTAGTAGCAGTAGAAGATTTTGTACGTCACCCACTATACGGAAAAGCAGTAAAAAGAACTAAGAAATTTAAAGCTCACGATGAAAATAATGAGTGTAGAATCGGCGATAGAGTAAAAATTATGGAAACTAGACCATTAAGTAAAGATAAAAGATGGAGACTAGTAAACATCGTAGAAAGAGCTAAGTAA
- the rplN gene encoding 50S ribosomal protein L14, translating to MIQQESRLKVADNSGAKELLCIRVLGGSKRKYANIGDIIVCAVKDATPGGVVKKGQVVKAVVVRSKHGARRVDGSYIKFDENAAVVIKEDKTPVGTRIFGPVARELRERDFMKIVSLAPEVL from the coding sequence ATGATTCAACAAGAATCACGCCTAAAAGTTGCAGATAATTCAGGAGCAAAAGAATTACTATGTATCCGTGTACTAGGTGGTTCAAAGCGTAAATATGCAAATATTGGCGACATCATTGTTTGTGCAGTAAAAGATGCAACACCAGGCGGTGTTGTTAAAAAAGGACAAGTTGTTAAGGCTGTTGTAGTAAGAAGTAAACATGGTGCTAGACGTGTTGACGGAAGCTATATCAAATTTGACGAAAATGCAGCAGTTGTTATAAAAGAAGATAAAACTCCTGTAGGAACTCGTATTTTCGGACCGGTTGCAAGAGAATTAAGAGAAAGAGATTTTATGAAAATCGTTTCACTTGCACCAGAAGTATTATAG
- the rplX gene encoding 50S ribosomal protein L24: MHVKKGDTVVVISGKDKGKKGKVIEAMPKKNRVIVEGVNMLTKHQKPNAKVQQGGIIHQEGPIHVSNVMLWDKKANAPTRVGYKVLENGKKVRVSRKTGEVIE; the protein is encoded by the coding sequence ATGCACGTTAAAAAAGGTGATACAGTAGTTGTTATTTCAGGAAAAGATAAAGGAAAAAAAGGTAAAGTAATAGAAGCTATGCCGAAAAAAAATAGAGTAATCGTTGAAGGTGTAAACATGCTTACAAAGCATCAAAAGCCAAACGCAAAGGTGCAACAAGGTGGAATTATTCACCAAGAAGGACCAATTCATGTTTCAAATGTAATGCTTTGGGATAAAAAAGCTAATGCACCAACAAGAGTAGGATATAAAGTATTAGAAAACGGTAAAAAAGTAAGAGTATCTAGAAAGACCGGAGAAGTAATTGAGTAA
- the rplE gene encoding 50S ribosomal protein L5, whose translation MARLKELYNKEIAKALMEKFGYKSTMEIPKLEKVVVNMGLGDAKDNAKLLEVAVEELATITGQKPIVTRAKKSVANFKVREGMPVGAKVTLRGEKMFEFVDRLFNISLPRVRDFRGVNPNSFDGRGNYALGVKEQLIFPEIEYDKVDKVRGMDIIFVTTAKTDEEARELLRLLGMPFAR comes from the coding sequence GTGGCTAGATTAAAAGAACTATACAATAAAGAGATTGCAAAAGCTTTAATGGAAAAGTTCGGATATAAAAGCACAATGGAAATTCCAAAACTTGAAAAAGTAGTTGTAAATATGGGCCTAGGAGATGCAAAAGATAATGCAAAACTTCTAGAAGTAGCTGTAGAGGAATTAGCTACAATAACTGGACAAAAGCCTATTGTTACTAGAGCAAAAAAATCTGTTGCAAACTTTAAAGTTCGTGAAGGTATGCCTGTTGGAGCTAAAGTAACATTAAGAGGCGAAAAAATGTTTGAATTTGTTGATAGATTATTCAACATTTCTTTACCAAGGGTAAGAGACTTTAGAGGTGTAAATCCTAATTCATTTGATGGTAGAGGTAATTATGCATTAGGAGTTAAAGAGCAATTAATATTCCCTGAAATTGAATATGATAAAGTTGACAAAGTAAGAGGAATGGATATAATTTTCGTTACGACTGCGAAAACTGATGAGGAAGCACGCGAGTTATTAAGATTATTAGGAATGCCATTCGCTAGATAA
- a CDS encoding type Z 30S ribosomal protein S14 encodes MARKALVVKQQRKQKFSTREYNRCRICGRPHAYLRKFGICRICFRELAYKGEIPGVKKASW; translated from the coding sequence GTGGCTAGAAAAGCTCTTGTAGTGAAACAGCAAAGAAAACAAAAATTCTCAACTAGAGAATATAATAGATGTCGAATTTGTGGAAGACCACATGCCTATTTAAGAAAATTTGGTATATGCCGTATTTGTTTTAGAGAATTAGCTTACAAAGGTGAAATACCAGGAGTTAAGAAGGCAAGCTGGTAA